Below is a window of Streptomyces sp. NBC_00223 DNA.
CAGCGGCTCGGGCAGCGGGTACGGATTCTCGTTGGTGTTCAGCCGCACCGGCACATCGAGCTGGGGGGCGCCGTACGGGGACTTGCCGCGCAGCTCGTCGCGCAGCGGCAGGTCGTCGATCCGGGTCATCGCCGGCCTCCGAATCGGGCGGTCACGGCGGCGCCGTGCGCGGGCAGGTCCTCGGCGTTCGCCAGCGTCACCACATGGTGGGCGACCTCGGCGAGCGCGTCGCGGGAGTAGTCCACCACGTGGATGCCGCGCAGGAAGGACTGCACCGACAGGCCCGAGGAGTGGCAGGCGCAGCCGCCGGTGGGCAGGACGTGGTTGGACCCGGCGCAGTAGTCGCCGAGCGAGACCGGCGCGTGCGGGCCGACGAAGATCGCGCCCGCGTTGCGCACCCGGGCGGCGACGGCGGCCGCGTCCTGGGTCTGGATCTCCAGGTGCTCGGCGGCGTAGGCGTCGACGACCGCGAGGCCCTGGTCGAGGGTGTCGACCAGCACGGTCGCGGATTGGCGGCCGGACAGGGCGGCGGTGATCCGCTCGCGGTGCCGGGCGGCGGCGACCTGGACGTCCAGTTCCTTGTCGACCGCGTCGGCCAGCTCGGCGGAGGTGGTGACCAGCACGGCGGCGGCCAGCGGGTCGTGCTCGGCCTGGCTGATCAGGTCGGCGGCAACATAGCCGGGCTCGGCGGTGGCGTCGGCGAGGATCGCGATCTCGGTCGGCCCGGCCTCGGCGTCGATGCCGATCCGGCCCTTGAGCAGGCGCTTGGCGGCGGCCACGTAGATGTTGCCGGGGCCGGTGACCAGGCTGACCGGGCGGCACTCCTCGGTGCCGTAGGCGAACATCGCGACGGCCTGGGCACCGCCGGCGGCGTACACCTCGTCCACGCCGAGCAGGGCGCAGGCGGCCAGGATGGTGGGGTGGGGCAGCCCGCCGCTGTCCTTCTGCGGGGGCGACGCGACGGCGATGCCCTCGACGCCGGCCTCCTGGGCGGGCACCACGTTCATCACCACGGAGGACGGATAGACGGCGAGGCCGCCGGGCACGTACAGCCCGACCCGCTCGACCGGGACCCAGCGCTCGGTGACGGTGCCGCCGGGGACGACCTCGGTGGTGACGTCGGTGCGGCGCTGCTCGCGGTGGACCAGCCGGGCCCGCCTGACGGACTCCTCCAGGGCGGCCCTGACCTCGGGGTCGAGCCCCGCCAGGGCGTCCGTGAGGGCCTGGACCGGGACCCGCAGCCGTTCGAGCCGCACCCCGTCGAACCGCTCCCCGTACTCGATCACCGCCGCCGTGCCGCGATGGCGCACGTCCTCGCAGATCGGCCGCACTGTCTCCAGCGCGGCCTCCACGTCGAACTCGGCCCGGGGCAGCAGGTCGCGGTCGATGCCGCCCTCGGGGAAGGCGGCACCGCGCAGATCGATTCGGGAGATCACCCTGCCAAGTGTAGAGACCCGGGCATGGGCGTCGTCCCGCGGTTCCACTCCGTGATACGGCCCACGGCAACGCGCTAGCGTGTGGCCGCGCGACTACGGGGAGGGAGCGGGGATGGCCGAGCCGGACAATGACACACCGCCGGGGGACTGGACATCGGCCGAGCGGGGGATGTGGCGGGCGTTCCGCGGCGGACGCACCTACGACCTGCGCACGCGCCGGGGTGACGAGGACGATCCGCTGGAGGGTCCCGCGTGGGGCTCCGCGCGCACGGTACGCGCCCAGACCGTCGCCCAGCTGCTGCTCAACGGTCCCCCGGCGGCGCCGGGCCGGGTCAGCGCGCTGAAACTGGTGGGGGTGCGGATCAGCGGCCGGCTGACACTGGCGGGCGGCACGGTCACCCCCTACGTCCAGCTCGACAGCTGCCGCTTCGACGAGCAGCTGATGCTGCCGGAGTGCCGGGCGGGCAGCATGCGGCTGGTGCGCTGTCTGATCCCCCGGATCGAGGCGGCCCGGCTCCAGGTCACCGGCGATCTCCATCTGCCGCAGTGCCGAATACCGGGCGGGATACGGCTGACCGACGCCCAGATCGGCACCGACCTGCTGCTGAACCAGCTCACCGTGGGCCAGGACCGGCACAGCCGGGCGATCGCCGCCGACGGGCTGACCGTCGGCCAGGACATGGACGCCGAACTCGTGGACGTCACCGGCGAGTTCAGCCTGCGCAGCGCCCGAATAGGCGGCCGTCTGAGTCTGCGCGGCGCGAACCTGCGCAACACCTCGGGCCGTTACGCGCTCAACGCGGCTCGGGTCACCGTCGAGCACACCCTCTACCTCAGCGCGGGCTGGAACGCGCTGGACGGCGCCCCGGGCGACACCCAGCCGCCGCCAGGTATGCAGACCAGGGACTTCGTGTGCGAGGGCGGACTGCGGCTGGACGACGGGCGGATCGGCAACGCGCTGATCGTCAACCACGCCCGGTTCCGGCTCGGCGACGACCGGCAGGTGTCGCTGCGCCGGCTGCGCACCCCGGAGCTGCGCTTCACCCCCGGCAACGCGCCCAACGGCACGGTCTCGCTGGCCGGGGCGCAGGTCGGCAGGTTCGTGGACCGGTACGGCAGCTGGCCGACCACCGGCCGGCTGGACCTGACCGGCTTCACCTACGACGAGCTGGCGCCGCGCGGCGCCTTCCCGCTGCGCGACCGGATCGCCTGGCTGCGCGCGGCCACGCCGGAGTACAGCCCGGAGCCGTACGAGCGGCTGGCGGCGGCGCTGCGGGCGGGCGGCGAGGACGCGGACGCCCGTGAGGTGCTGCTTGCCAGGCAGCGGCGGCGGCGCGAGACGCTGCCGCCCGCGGGCCGGGTGTGGGGCTGGCTCCAGGACGTGACCGTCGGGTACGGCTACCGGCCGGGGCGGGCCGCGGTGTGGATGGCGGTGCTGTGGGCGGTCGGCGCGGTGTACTTCTCGGTGCACGGCGCCCCCGCGGCGGCCGACGACGGCTACCGGCCGCACTGGAGTCCGGCGCTGTACGCCCTCGACCTGCTGCTCCCGGTCATCGACCTCGGGCAGGACAACGCGTGGCGGGAGGTCGGGATCAGCCAGTGGGTGGCGTCGGGGCTGACGCTGCTGGGCTGGATGCTGGCGACCACGGCGGCGGCGGGGGCGTCGCGGTTGCTCAGGCGGGGGTCGTAGCGGGGGTCGTAGCGAGGTCGTGGCGGGGGCTTCCTGCCGGGGCGTCCCGGCGGTGGGGCGCACGGTTCCCGCGGCGGCTCGTGGGGTCGTACGGGCGGCATACCACTGGCGTGTGCGCGCAGCCGCTGACGACGGGAGCCGCCATGCCCGTACCCTGGCTGATTGTGACCGATCGCCTTCCGCTCTTCCCGCTCAGTACGGCGCTCTTCCCCGGCCTGGTGCTGCCGCTGAACGTCTTCGAGGAGCGGTATCGCGCCCTCGTCCGCGATCTGCTCGCCCAACCGGAGGACGGGGCACGGCGGTTCGGTGTGGTCGCCATCAGGAACGGACAGGAGGTCTCGCCCACCGGTCAGGAGGGCCGCGACACCGGCCCGCTGGCGGGCCTCGGCGACGACCCGCTCGACGCGCTGTACGGCTACGGGTGCGTCGCGGACACCGCGGGCATCGCCGAGCGCGAGGACGGCGGATACGAGCTGGTCGCGACCGGGATCGTCCGCTTCAAGCTGCTGTCCGTGGACGCCACGGGCGAGTATCTGACCGGCGAGGTCGAGGAGATGCCGGACGTGGCGGGGTCGGGCGCGAACGCGCTGGCCCCCGAGGTCGTACGGCACTTCCGCACGTATCAGAAGCGGCTCGCCGGGGCCCGCGAACTCACCCTGGCCGGGCAGGAGTTCCCGGACGACCCGACGGTGCTCTCCTATCTGGTGGCGGCCGCCGTGGTGGCCGCCACGCCCGCCAAGCAGCTGCTGCTCGAAGCGGCCGACAGCGCGACCCGGCTCACCGCGGAGCTGCGGCTGTTGCGGCAGGAGAGCGCGGTGATGGAGAAGCTGCCGTCGCTCCCGGCGGTGGACCTCACCCAGCACCCCATCTGCGCGAACTGACGCGGGGCCGCGGCTGCTCGCCGGCTCTGCCGCCGGGCAGCTCATCGGCTGGGCGGCTCATCAGCTCATCGGAAGAACGAGACGGAACGGAAGCGGCGGACCGGCATGGCGAAGAAGGCACGCAGCGGCGGCGGCACCCCGGCCACGGTCGCCCTGGAGAAGGCGGCCGTGCCGTTCACCGTCCACGCGTACGAGCACGACCCGGCGTCCGAGCTGTCGTACGGCGCGGAGGCGGCGGCCGCGCTGGGTACGGCGGCCGAGCGCGTGTTCAAGACGCTGGTGGCCGAGGTGGACACGGTGCTGACCGTGGCGGTAGTACCGGTTTCGGCCACGCTCGACCTCAAGGCGCTCGCGTCGGCGGCGGGCGGCAAACGCGCGGCCATGGCCGATCCGGCGGCCGCGGAACGTACCACCGGCTATGTCCGGGGCGGGATCTCCCCGCTGGGGCAGCGCAAGGCGCTCCCGACGGTCGTGGACGCCTCGGCGCTCGGCTTCGAGACGGTCTACGTGTCCGCGGGGAAGCGGGGGCTTGAGGTGGAGCTGCGGCCGGCCGACCTCGTACGGCTCACGTCGGCGCGGACGGCCGGGATCGCGCGGAGCTGATCCGGCGGCGCGGGGCGGTCTGGGCGCGGGCTCTGGGCGCAGGCCCGGTCGAGCTGCGGCCGGCCGACCTCGTACGGCTCACGTCGGCGCGGACGGCCGGGATCGCGCGGGCCTGATCCGGCGGCGCGGGGCCTTCCGGGCGCGGGCCGTTCCGGGCGCGGGGCGCTCTGGGCGCAGACCGCTCTCGCCCGGCTCGCCGGACGCGAGCCGGTCTGGGCGTGACTTGCCGGACGTGGTCCGACCAGCGCGGGCGGGACGTGGCCTGACCGGGCGCGGGCCGGGCTGCCCGGCTGGACGTGGTCCGACCAGCGGGGGCAGGACGTGGTCCGACCTGCACCGGCCGGGCGGCTCGGCCCGCTGCGGCCGTCCGTTCAGCTCGGGCGGTCGGGATTGTCCGGGTGGTCCGGGGGCTCGGGGTGGTCGTCCCCCCGGTCCTCGGGCTCCGCCGGGGGCTTGTCGAGGGGCACCGGCCCGGAGTCCGGGACGGGACCCGGCTGCGGCGGGCCCTGCGGCGCGGGCCAGGGGACGGGGGAACCGGTGGGGAGCCCGCCCAGCGGACCCGGCGGCGGAGGGGCGGGCGCGGGGTCGCGCGGCCCGAAGGCCGAGGTCAGAGCCAGATGCGTGAGCATCGCGGCGGCCGGCCAGGCCACCAGCGCGCTCTTGGCCCGCAGCGCCAGCGGTCCGTCGAAGGCGACATTGAGCTTGTGCTCCTTGATCAGCTGATCGGTGTGGGCGCCGCCCGCCTTCCTGATCAGCTCGGTGGCGTGCGCCACGATGTCCGTCGGCGGGCCGAGCCAGACGCCGAGCCGCCAGCCGATGACCGAGGCGAGCGCGCCTCCGGCGGCGAGGCCGAGCACGGTCCCCACGCCGCCCTTGCGGTAGCGCCAGAAGACGGCCGCCGCGGTGAGCACGCCCAGCACCACCGCGATCAGCACGAAGGTGCCGTCGCCGCCGATCGCCTCCTCGCCCTCGGTGTCCTTGAGGTAGACGGCCTGGCCGTCGGAGACCATCGGGATCCGCGGCGACAGCCACAGCCACACCAGGCCGAGCACCACGCCGGAGATCGCGACCAGCAGCGCGATCATCACTCCGCGGCCGATCTCGTCCAGCGCCGAGTCGTGCTCACCTCCGTCGTCCCCGCCGGGGCCCGACCCCCAGCCCGGGTAGGGCGGGTACTGCGGTGGCTGCTCTTGGGGAGTCAGAGGTGCGGTCACCCGCCCATCGTGCCAGGTCTGGCCGGGGGCCGCGTCACCGGCAGGCGGCCCTGCGGTAGGCCCAGGTGGCGACGGCGAGCGAGATCACACCGACCCCCGCGCACACCGACAGATCGCCGAGCACGGCGGCCCAGTCGGTGGACCCGTCGCCGCCGAGCGTACGGGCGAAAGCCTCCACGCCGTAGGTGGAGGGCAGCAGGTCACGGGCCCAGACGATGGGCGCGGGCATGTGCGAGGCCGGCAGCACACCGAGCAGCAGCGCGGCGGACATGCCGAGCTGGCCGAGCAGTGTGGCGATCTCCTGCCGGGGGGCGAGCAGCCCCAGGGCCGCGCCCAGCCCGGACAGCGCGGCACCGGCCAGCGGGATCACCAGGAGCAGCACCCACAGGCTGGTCAGCGTGAGGTGGAAGAGCAGACAGCCGGTGATCGCCGTGACGAGGGTGCCGGGCACGGTGAAGGACGCGTAGGCCGCCGCCGCGCCGAGGACGACGGAGGCGGGCGGTACGGGGAGGGTGGCGTAGTGGTCGAGGCCGCCGGAGGCCCGCAGCCGGCCGAAGTACTGGGCGAGCAGGTTGAGCGCGACGAAGGCGACGACGAGGACGCTGGAGCCGGCGACGACGGACCGGGCCGCCTCGCCGTCGCCCGCGTCCACGACACCGCGCATCATGATCATGATGCCGATGGACTGGAAGGTGGCGACGAACAGCAGGGGGACGCGGGCGACACGGGCCCGCGAGAGCTGGGCCCGGTAGACGGCGACGAGCGAGGCCCACAGCTTCGCCTTGGGCGCCAGTACGGCGGCCCCTTCCCCGGTCCTGGCCTCGGCCTCCACCGCGCTCCTCACCCGCCGTGCCCCGGCCTCCGCGATCGCGGTCACCGTCCACCCCCCGTACAGCCCGTCCCGGCCGGCCCGGCGGAGAGCGCGGCGGGACGGACGGGCGGGGTGGTCGTACGGATGCCGACCGGTGGCAGGGGTGGGGGCAGGGGCGGGGTCATGACTTGATGAGACCTTTCGCACGGCCGCCCAGGGACAGATAGACGTCCTCCAGGCTGGGCGTCGCCAGGGTGAAGTCGTCCAGAGCGGCGAAGGCCGCCCCGCCGGTGATCTCGGCGATCGTCGCCCGGGCCCGGTCCTGCGGCAGCCGCAGCGTCCAGCGGCGCCCGGA
It encodes the following:
- a CDS encoding oxidoreductase → MAEPDNDTPPGDWTSAERGMWRAFRGGRTYDLRTRRGDEDDPLEGPAWGSARTVRAQTVAQLLLNGPPAAPGRVSALKLVGVRISGRLTLAGGTVTPYVQLDSCRFDEQLMLPECRAGSMRLVRCLIPRIEAARLQVTGDLHLPQCRIPGGIRLTDAQIGTDLLLNQLTVGQDRHSRAIAADGLTVGQDMDAELVDVTGEFSLRSARIGGRLSLRGANLRNTSGRYALNAARVTVEHTLYLSAGWNALDGAPGDTQPPPGMQTRDFVCEGGLRLDDGRIGNALIVNHARFRLGDDRQVSLRRLRTPELRFTPGNAPNGTVSLAGAQVGRFVDRYGSWPTTGRLDLTGFTYDELAPRGAFPLRDRIAWLRAATPEYSPEPYERLAAALRAGGEDADAREVLLARQRRRRETLPPAGRVWGWLQDVTVGYGYRPGRAAVWMAVLWAVGAVYFSVHGAPAAADDGYRPHWSPALYALDLLLPVIDLGQDNAWREVGISQWVASGLTLLGWMLATTAAAGASRLLRRGS
- the hisD gene encoding histidinol dehydrogenase, whose product is MISRIDLRGAAFPEGGIDRDLLPRAEFDVEAALETVRPICEDVRHRGTAAVIEYGERFDGVRLERLRVPVQALTDALAGLDPEVRAALEESVRRARLVHREQRRTDVTTEVVPGGTVTERWVPVERVGLYVPGGLAVYPSSVVMNVVPAQEAGVEGIAVASPPQKDSGGLPHPTILAACALLGVDEVYAAGGAQAVAMFAYGTEECRPVSLVTGPGNIYVAAAKRLLKGRIGIDAEAGPTEIAILADATAEPGYVAADLISQAEHDPLAAAVLVTTSAELADAVDKELDVQVAAARHRERITAALSGRQSATVLVDTLDQGLAVVDAYAAEHLEIQTQDAAAVAARVRNAGAIFVGPHAPVSLGDYCAGSNHVLPTGGCACHSSGLSVQSFLRGIHVVDYSRDALAEVAHHVVTLANAEDLPAHGAAVTARFGGRR
- a CDS encoding ABC transporter permease; this translates as MRSAVEAEARTGEGAAVLAPKAKLWASLVAVYRAQLSRARVARVPLLFVATFQSIGIMIMMRGVVDAGDGEAARSVVAGSSVLVVAFVALNLLAQYFGRLRASGGLDHYATLPVPPASVVLGAAAAYASFTVPGTLVTAITGCLLFHLTLTSLWVLLLVIPLAGAALSGLGAALGLLAPRQEIATLLGQLGMSAALLLGVLPASHMPAPIVWARDLLPSTYGVEAFARTLGGDGSTDWAAVLGDLSVCAGVGVISLAVATWAYRRAACR
- a CDS encoding LON peptidase substrate-binding domain-containing protein translates to MVTDRLPLFPLSTALFPGLVLPLNVFEERYRALVRDLLAQPEDGARRFGVVAIRNGQEVSPTGQEGRDTGPLAGLGDDPLDALYGYGCVADTAGIAEREDGGYELVATGIVRFKLLSVDATGEYLTGEVEEMPDVAGSGANALAPEVVRHFRTYQKRLAGARELTLAGQEFPDDPTVLSYLVAAAVVAATPAKQLLLEAADSATRLTAELRLLRQESAVMEKLPSLPAVDLTQHPICAN
- the ybaK gene encoding Cys-tRNA(Pro) deacylase translates to MAKKARSGGGTPATVALEKAAVPFTVHAYEHDPASELSYGAEAAAALGTAAERVFKTLVAEVDTVLTVAVVPVSATLDLKALASAAGGKRAAMADPAAAERTTGYVRGGISPLGQRKALPTVVDASALGFETVYVSAGKRGLEVELRPADLVRLTSARTAGIARS